One window from the genome of [Mycobacterium] stephanolepidis encodes:
- the macS gene encoding MacS family sensor histidine kinase, giving the protein MASGHGTVPRWVSGNDPTASLWRAAQVFRLASFGYALLASQLTSYTHYDRQALSWALYAGMAIWTGFAAVALSRNWLRRWQLVLCDQVIVIALMLAGRLVVDVQWYSGHQTLPTTLWVANAVVSMGLLRGQLAGVISGFVLAAISIAARGLPVSALWLDSTMPALVVVGLAIGAASTTAKRTFHELRRAERAAAAAIERERLARQVHDGVLQVLSYVKRRGTEIGGPTAELAAIAGEQEVALRELISGATQTMLADDELVDLRPLLRTQASTAVSVSAPGSPVLIGQHMASELAAVVRSALSNVALHAGPQAHAYVLIEDLEDSVVVTVRDDGSGIADGRLDQAEREGRMGVSRSILGRVADLGGAVLLETAPGAGTEWEITVPKSQEVGL; this is encoded by the coding sequence ATGGCATCCGGACACGGAACCGTCCCACGTTGGGTGAGCGGTAACGATCCGACGGCATCGCTGTGGCGTGCCGCGCAGGTGTTCCGATTGGCGAGTTTTGGGTACGCGTTGTTGGCCTCACAGCTGACCTCTTACACCCATTACGACCGGCAAGCACTGAGCTGGGCACTGTATGCGGGCATGGCGATATGGACAGGATTCGCGGCAGTCGCACTGTCGCGCAACTGGCTTCGACGCTGGCAGCTGGTGCTGTGCGATCAGGTGATCGTCATTGCGCTGATGCTTGCCGGGCGGCTGGTAGTCGATGTGCAGTGGTACAGCGGACATCAAACCCTGCCGACCACGCTGTGGGTTGCCAATGCGGTGGTGTCCATGGGCCTGCTGCGCGGGCAGCTCGCCGGTGTCATCTCGGGGTTCGTCCTGGCCGCCATCAGCATCGCCGCGCGTGGGCTGCCCGTGAGTGCACTGTGGCTCGATTCCACCATGCCGGCCTTGGTGGTGGTGGGGCTCGCGATTGGCGCCGCATCCACCACCGCGAAGCGCACCTTTCATGAACTGCGGCGCGCGGAGCGTGCGGCCGCAGCGGCCATCGAACGCGAACGGCTCGCACGGCAGGTGCACGACGGGGTACTTCAGGTGCTGTCCTACGTGAAACGGCGGGGCACTGAGATCGGCGGTCCGACAGCGGAGCTGGCCGCCATCGCAGGTGAGCAGGAAGTGGCTCTCCGGGAGCTGATCTCGGGTGCTACCCAGACGATGTTGGCCGACGACGAATTGGTCGATCTGCGCCCGCTCCTGCGCACGCAGGCCAGTACCGCGGTATCGGTCTCGGCGCCGGGCTCTCCCGTGCTCATCGGTCAGCACATGGCCAGCGAGCTGGCGGCCGTGGTACGTAGCGCACTGTCCAACGTGGCCTTGCACGCCGGGCCGCAGGCACACGCCTACGTGCTCATCGAAGATCTCGAGGATTCGGTGGTCGTGACGGTGCGCGACGACGGTAGTGGTATCGCCGACGGCAGGCTGGACCAGGCAGAACGTGAGGGACGGATGGGGGTATCCCGATCGATTCTGGGCCGGGTGGCTGATCTGGGCGGGGCCGTCCTGCTGGAGACAGCGCCGGGTGCAGGCACCGAATGGGAGATCACGGTGCCCAAGTCGCAGGAGGTGGGGTTGTGA
- a CDS encoding AI-2E family transporter, with product MTHADAAESVHPYVRKGAAWAWRLLVLLAFGLTSLWLFWHLKTITIPLLLALMGSALLVPTVNYLQRHKVPRSLAVVVVMLTGSAAVGGILTFVVDQFIKGLPDLSTQLTNSIESLKNWAIHSRFHVSEDQIGKAGDALVNAIKDNQGRVTSGALATATTVTEIITGAVLTLFTTIFFLYGGKEIWEFVTRIFPTAVRPRVRRAGVLGFGSLIGYVRATVAVALVDAIGIGVGLAAFSVPLALPLASLVFLGAFIPIIGAAISGFVAVFIALITKGAFTALMILVIVIVVMQVEGHVLQPLIMGHAVQIHALAVVLSIAAGGVLGGIIGALLAVPTVAVLNTAIRALIEPEDSADPYLVEGEEEAEILDPEMVPDGGPPAVGAGPSNGVPELGPAPPKD from the coding sequence ATGACGCACGCTGACGCAGCCGAGTCGGTTCATCCGTATGTGCGCAAGGGGGCGGCATGGGCTTGGCGCCTGCTGGTGCTGCTTGCCTTCGGGCTCACCTCGTTATGGTTGTTCTGGCATCTCAAGACGATCACCATCCCGCTGCTGCTCGCCCTGATGGGTTCGGCGCTGCTGGTTCCCACGGTCAACTACCTTCAGCGGCATAAGGTTCCGCGTTCGCTGGCGGTCGTCGTGGTCATGCTGACCGGAAGCGCGGCGGTCGGCGGGATCCTGACTTTTGTGGTGGACCAGTTCATCAAGGGTCTGCCGGACCTGTCGACGCAGCTGACCAACAGCATCGAGTCGCTGAAGAACTGGGCGATCCACAGCCGGTTCCACGTCAGTGAGGACCAGATCGGTAAGGCCGGCGATGCTCTGGTCAATGCCATCAAGGACAACCAGGGAAGGGTCACCAGCGGGGCGCTGGCCACGGCCACCACGGTCACCGAGATCATCACCGGTGCGGTGCTGACCTTGTTCACCACCATCTTTTTCCTCTACGGCGGCAAGGAGATCTGGGAGTTCGTCACCCGAATCTTCCCGACGGCGGTGCGGCCGCGGGTGCGTCGCGCCGGTGTCCTCGGCTTCGGCTCACTGATCGGCTACGTGCGCGCCACGGTCGCGGTGGCACTGGTCGATGCCATCGGCATCGGCGTGGGCCTCGCGGCTTTCAGTGTGCCGCTGGCGCTTCCGCTGGCCTCGCTGGTGTTCTTGGGTGCTTTCATCCCCATCATCGGTGCGGCGATCTCCGGTTTCGTGGCGGTATTCATCGCGCTCATCACCAAGGGCGCCTTTACCGCGTTGATGATCTTGGTCATCGTGATTGTGGTGATGCAGGTGGAAGGCCATGTGCTGCAACCGCTCATCATGGGCCATGCGGTGCAGATCCACGCGCTGGCGGTGGTGTTGTCCATCGCCGCGGGCGGCGTATTGGGCGGAATCATCGGCGCACTTCTGGCGGTGCCGACCGTCGCGGTGCTCAACACCGCGATCCGGGCCCTCATCGAACCCGAGGATTCCGCCGATCCGTATCTGGTTGAGGGAGAAGAGGAAGCGGAAATCCTCGACCCAGAGATGGTGCCCGACGGGGGCCCGCCCGCAGTCGGCGCCGGTCCAAGCAACGGTGTGCCGGAATTGGGCCCGGCTCCGCCCAAGGACTGA
- a CDS encoding alpha/beta fold hydrolase, with translation MTQRSMPVLEGVTHEYVQAGDVKIHVAVAGPQDGRPVVLLHGWPENWWMWHKVIPALADAGYRVHAIDLRGAGWSEVAPTGYEKEQFASDVLAAADALGLESFDLVGHDWGGWTAQLVALKAPSRIKRLAILNIPPVWQEPGRVARHAHKLAYQLVVGAPVVGPLSHLSPTLWWFIRRSGMPKESVDFFRGCFRDRDRRVAGSKIYRSMVGKEFARLARGPYDDQKLAMPVRVLFGLDDVAVHPSLLDGFKDHADDLNITEVPNCGHFIVDEQPELVVKWLTEVLAEPAPKG, from the coding sequence ATGACGCAGCGCAGCATGCCCGTCCTCGAGGGCGTGACCCATGAATATGTGCAAGCCGGGGACGTGAAGATCCACGTGGCCGTAGCCGGACCGCAGGATGGACGACCGGTCGTGTTGTTGCATGGCTGGCCCGAGAACTGGTGGATGTGGCACAAGGTGATCCCGGCCCTGGCCGATGCCGGATACCGGGTGCACGCCATCGATCTTCGTGGCGCGGGGTGGAGCGAGGTCGCCCCGACGGGCTACGAGAAGGAGCAGTTTGCCTCCGATGTGCTGGCCGCGGCCGATGCGCTGGGGCTCGAATCCTTCGATCTGGTCGGACACGACTGGGGTGGTTGGACGGCGCAGCTGGTGGCGCTGAAAGCGCCGTCGCGGATCAAGCGACTGGCCATCCTCAACATTCCGCCGGTGTGGCAGGAGCCGGGCCGCGTCGCCAGGCATGCCCACAAGCTGGCCTACCAGCTCGTGGTGGGAGCCCCCGTCGTCGGACCGCTATCGCACCTGTCGCCGACCCTGTGGTGGTTCATCCGCCGTAGCGGCATGCCCAAGGAATCGGTGGACTTCTTCCGCGGCTGTTTCCGTGACCGCGACCGCCGGGTGGCCGGATCCAAGATCTACCGGTCGATGGTCGGCAAGGAATTCGCCAGATTGGCGCGCGGCCCGTACGACGATCAGAAACTCGCGATGCCGGTGCGGGTGCTGTTCGGGCTCGACGATGTCGCTGTGCACCCGTCGCTGCTCGACGGCTTCAAAGACCACGCCGACGATCTGAACATCACCGAAGTGCCCAACTGTGGCCACTTCATCGTCGACGAGCAGCCCGAACTCGTCGTGAAGTGGCTGACCGAGGTACTCGCCGAGCCTGCGCCGAAGGGATAG